The DNA window AACTAACTGAATGCAGGAGAGTAGCTGACCGCCCATAAAAAGTACATCCCATTGTAATATATCGCATGAAGTGGAAGTACAAGCACAGCCATGGGTGCATTAGGAATTAAAGTAAGGGTATCACATTATTACTTTTGCCAAGACCAAGCTGGCCACTTGAATTTCTGCCCCAAACGAAGAGCTTGCCATCCGCTGTTGgaaacaaccaaacacaaaACTTAGTGTAAATTGGTTTCCACAATTATTCCCATGCACAGATGTGcagcatatattaatttggaaaatataaaataaaagacaGCAATGATAAGCCAGTTAGCAGTTTATCTCACTAAAatgttacaaatataaaatcatgAGGGAGCAATTTATATTGTTGTGCACTGCATAAAATGAATACTCAACGACCTTAAACATGTTACAGTACAATCTACAAGGATAAAAACGAGCAGCAAGAGATTTCAGCTAAGGTATGGATGCACAGCTTAGGTCTGTGTAGAGTGCACAGTTacagacaaattttttttccaaaaattaaGTCTTCAGTGTGTAATTGCATTCTTCATTAAATTTAGTCCGTATATCCACTATCCGATATAATAGTAGGAACCCTTGCAATAATTTCTAATGAGAGTATTACAGCACCATGCACAATTTATGGAGATCTCTATGTGATGGTTGATAACATTATGGATGGGAGTGGGGAAATTAATTGCTACACATTGACCCAACCTAGTTCAACTGAAAGTAGACATTTCTTCACTAAGAAAGGTGCATTTAGCTCAATCATGGGTTAATGGGCACCCATATGTGAACTCCATCCAATCCTATATAGCATGCGCATAGCCTATGAGCTATTGGGATCTAGTAGTAAAGACACAGTAAGCATCGTGTGAAGTTCAAAAATGATTGCTTTGTCCTTATTCTCAGATGTTTATGGTCACCTTCATTTACATGATTCTATAGTACAGACAGTGCAAGGGCATTTCAGGTAGTTcttccaagaaacaaaatggcAATGCTTGAAACCGTCTAGTAATGTGTTACAACTTACATTAACATAACACGTAGCTGCCCTCCTTTGAGTGTGATAttatcattatatatattcacttctcctgataaaaaaaactcatatctTACACTTTTTGCTCACCAGTTACTGCACAAGAATGATGGTTGCCAGCTGAAACTTCCACAACTTTCTCATCAAAGCCAGAAACTTCAACAGGCTCCTGCatgcaaaagaaacaaacaaacttATCATGAACATAACTGACACTGGGAACAGCGACtaaaaagaggaaaaacaaTCAGATCTGTAGATTTCATAGTGTATAAAGGGAAAAACTTTAAGTTCATAACGAActggagaaataaaaaaagcaaCACAGTCTGTAGcctaaataaatttcatttatatcaACAAAGGTTGTAAAAATCGACAATTGGAAAAGGCGTGActgctttatttattaagcTCCAGGTATCAAGGTCTGATAATAAAAAGTGCACAAAGCAGCATACAAATAGCTGCTCACTTTCATGTAATTATGTTAGCTAACTCATACAGTCTCTCTGTTTTTCCCCCATTGCAAACTCTGATATATACAACCAACTTCGCTTGCTGTGCGAAAGTAGGTTGACCCACAATGTGGATGAGAAACACATGGAGGAGAGGGCATAATGCAGAAGAAGCAGTACCAGCGAATGAGTCATGGAGGAGCCTATCCCAAGCTGCCCGAAGTCGTTGAGCCCCGCGGCGAACACACGCCCGCTCTCTGCGCAAAACAGCAGCCCAAAATCACACACCACATTACCCTCAACacgactctctctctctagagagagagagtaagcGATTTCGAGTTCTCAACGAAGGGGAAAGCGCACCGGTGAGGAAGAGGGTGtgggcgccgccgcaggcGAGGGAAGCGGGAGGGTCGCCGGGGCGGTCGAGGAAGAAGGGGCAGGCCGTGGGGCTCCACCGCGACTCCAGCGCCCCCATCCCCAGCCGCCCGTAGTCCCCGTTCCCCCAcagcgccgccacccgccCCGCCGCAGcatccgacgacgacgacgacgacaaccacctcgccgcgcccCGCTGCAaccgccacggccacggccaccgccTCGCCCGCCACATCGCGCCCCGCCACGGCCGCGTGTTCGAGTCgcgctctcgctctcgctcgcGGCGTCGGGTGAGTCCACGTCGGCGACGAGAGCGCCTCTACCTGCGTTcgcgcggcggagcggaaGGGGGAAGGGAGGAAGGAGCCCAGGTGGTTGGGTGGATCTGGGCTATTGGGCTTTGTTGGCCGTGGCGTGCGAGAGAAGAACGTGGGCAAGAGATGATTTCTACGGAGTACCAGGTCTCGGCGTTCGGTCTTCGGTTCGGTCTCGGTCTTCGGTCTTCTGAGAAAATCTGGTCTTCTGTGACTCGAGCCTGATCGGTcttgaaaaaaacataagacTGTCGGTCTCGGTCCTGACCGAAGTGCCCGAAATTTCGGTTACCCAGAGGCTGGCaagaggaggcgggcggaAGGAGGTGGCGGAATTTGGTCTGATCGGGTATTTCGGTTACCCGAGACCTATACCCAAAGACTGATCGAATTTTTCGGTCTTTCACCTTCTCCACCCGAGACCGGGATCAAATTTTTCGGTCTCGGTCTTTTCGGTCTCTTCTCTCGGTCTTAGTCTTTTTTTGCCCAGGCTACGGAGTACGTTGCAAGAGGAAATGGGATGCACATTTATGGACTTTTTCAACGAAAAGGCTAATTCGCGCGCGCTCGCGCAAAAAgtgttttttcttaattttgtatgtgtaaaatattttttctagtttatatgtataaatttatatgtataaagattttatatattaagtttatatctattaattttttatatgtaatttttatatgtatatatgtgtatatataaaaagtttatgtgtataaagtttacatgtataaagtttacgtttataaaattacatgtgtaaagttttatgtgtataaatacATGTCTCTGTGTGCGTGCGcgtgtgtgtctatatatatatataggaatcctctatcctactaccaggtgtatcTATTTCttacgtctaaggtgcagaaacatatctatacatatttcttctatCTTACGACAGaaaatacaaactctatacatgtagttatatcattcacctgagatttaatagtgtccatactttctgttgggtgtgagcagaaacagttatgaaaatgtttttcatcatggacgtgcagggagtagctacacctggtaatATGCGATCGTTGGGGGGTTAGCGACCGCGCACACATTAGACCCCCTTTTCAACATTTGGCAAAACCAAATTTAAGTATATTGTGGGCATTGCCAAGTTTTGGGAGAGTAAAGTTATTGCAGATATGTTTGATTTGCTGCCCGCATATAATCTACCAAAAATTGGCAGTATTTGGCGATCTTTAGATTACACACAAAGATACCAGCGTGTGGGTGGGTTATTTTAGATAATGCAAttcatttatttctaaatttaaaaaagctACAGTCAATTATTGCAAAGATGTCAGGATAAATAACCATAAATTAGGAATTAACAACTTGattaaaacaagaaaactatGTTGAGTATGCTGTCCTTGTATTCCTCAcgcttaaaaaaacatttatccAAAATTAGTGGTCGATCGCATTTCACTCCTATTACCACTAGCGACTTGTGTCGAACTAAATAGAAGATGATACTGGAGAATAACTAAGTTGTATATCAGTTATCTATCCAGATCTTGTCACTACTATTATCACTTAATCTAATCCATAGGACATTGCTACAATTTTCTtcaatatgacaacttcaataAGGTCGTAGCATTTAAAATATGACATTGCTAagtttcatccatatataagaGGTTTTGGGGCATCGTCTTCAAGAAGATATATGACGGCTACATGTGTCACTAACGTCCCTCCTAAAATGACAACGACGTCTCCACGACCATCATTGTCGATATCAACAATGTACAAGAACAAAAATGAGCTCTACCACCGTCACATCTGGCCACCACTGTAGGTGCTCCCTCATCCCCATCATCACCATTGCTAGTAAATGGTAGTGTAAAAAAGAAGAGCAAAAGAATAATGCATCTACCGTCACAGTGATGGTAGGCGGCGGATGCCTCTCAGTTCACCGTCCAAGTTTTAGTGAGACATCACTGTCGCACCAATGCTCACAAAATCCACCTTTACGCTTGCCTCACCGCGCCCAAAACCGGTTGAAGGCCATCCAACTATCATAGCGTGAGAGTGTTCGTTTACCGCGATGATGGTAGGCTATAATGATGCTAGATCGCCATTGCTCGTACCATCTCAGACGATACTATTATCCATGTGTCGCCATCTTGCAGTGTGAAGGTCTGGGCATCGTACCCACAATCTCTCCATCACTTCCGCATGCCATTTTGCAGTCATCCCCGCACCTCATCGATGTCACTACCATCACATGAAACTAGTTCTCCGCTACTTCCTTTCTTGAGAACCACCTGATTGGTGCTTCCTTCAGTGGTAGCGAGGAGGAAATCCACCTTATTTGTTAGGTAACCAGTTAAATACATAGAGAGTTAGCTACGAGTCCATAAATACGACTGTATTGAGAGATAGCTAAAATGTTATTTGCGTTTTCCACAAAAATTTATTAAGTTAATATAATGTTGCCTTAAATTTCGTAGGCGGCAGTGCGGCACCAATATTTGGCTGCAAACCGAATACACCcacatgtttataattttttaaaattggtATGGATCGAAATGACATCCAACTATCCAAAGAAAGAACTGGACTCGAACCTGGTTTGGTCGAACCAGGAGTAGGCTAACTGGTTCGAACGAGAACCACCACGGCAGTACGGCACCACCGACCCGAGCCTAGGGTTTGGCtggcctcccctccgccgcgccgcacgtGTCCGCCACACTCCAAACCCAAAGGGatacccctcctcctcctttcctcgccgccgcagcctccgcacccagctctatcgccgccgccgccacgcttcccttcccctctccAGAAGCTTctcgccggaggcggaggaggaggagagatggCGGAGCGGCTGACCCGTATCGCGATAGTCAGCGAGGACAAATGCAAACCGAAGAAGTGCCGGCAGGAGTGCAAGAAGAGCTGCCCCGTCGTCAAGACCGGTAATCCCCGCCCCCTTCCCATCCCTCCCGTCCCTTCCGTCGCGCGCGGctccggcgtcgccgccgatgccgTCGAAGAATCGAGGGGGTGCGTAGATCGAGGCTCGCCGTTTTCACGCTGGGTCGTTTTGGGCCGCGTGGGCGCTGGGCAGATCCGGCGAGATGGGGTGGTAACTGTAGCTTTTGCAGCTTTGGGATCGTGCTGCGTTTAGATACTTAAGATCAGAATTCTTCGAACGCGCTGCAGTTGGTTTGGTTGTCTGCGGCGGTATCATGTAAAAAGTGGCATCAAGTTTCCTGCTTTGAGATTGATTTCTGTGATATGGTGATTTATTACTGGTTGATTGCTCAGGGAAGCTTTGCATCGAAGTAACTCCGGCGTCGAAGCTCGCGTTCATTTCTGAAGAGCTGTGTATTGGTTGTGGTATTTGCGTTAAGGTATGTTTGCAACTTTGATACGCATATGAAACTAGGGTATGCTTTTTTTGGGTAATGTATGCTTCTCACTTTCGATATGATCTTTGTTGCAGAAATGCCCGTTTGATGCCATTGAGATTATCAACCTTCCTAAAGATTTGGAAAAAGATACTACTCATCGCTATGGTCCAAATACCTTCAAATTGCACAGGTATTTGGGTTGGATTTGAGATGTGTTTGTATGAACTTTTGTTTCTGTTCatgtatttaaataatttagatgAAACCGTCTCTTTGGAGAGTTACTGATTTAGCGCTTGCAGGTTGCCTGTTCCAAGGCCTGGTCAAGTTTTAGGCCTTGTTGGGACAAATGGAATTGGAAAGTCGACAGCACTCAAAGTGTTAGCTGGCAAGCTCAAACCCAATTTGGGACGATTTAAAGTATACATTGTTCCTCTTCCCTATTTTGTTTGTCACTGCCAGTTAAATACTTAAATTATGTGTTCTCATAGAAAGTTGGCTTCCTTCCTTTCCTTTTACATGAACATAAGTAATGGGAATTAACCTTTGCAATATCTGTTGCAGAATCCACCGGACTGGCAGGAAATTCTGACGTACTTCCGTGGCTCTGAGCTTCAGAACTACTTTACACGCATATTGGAGGATAACCTTAAGGTGTGTATTAACTGTATTGTGActtatttcattttgtttgtaCTTCTTAGGATTAGCATGTACCATGCAACATTAATAAATATCTTAATTTGCCGTTTTTGACCACTATGTGCGGGCTCTGAGCCTCCGAGTACTAAATACATTAGTCTTGGCATTTGTTTTAGTCTTATTATGGTTCTATAGCATCACACTTTTTTTTGTAAACTTTTGTATGCATGCAAACTGTAACTGCACATGGAATCAACAACATACtagcaatattatttttcactttgcTGTAATCCACATTAAATTATGCATGCAAATGCTATCTGAATCTCAGCTATtgctttaatttttagttactAACATGTGAAAACCTGTTCATGAAAAAGGCTGAAAAAGCAGATGTTTTGACATTGGAATTGAATGTTGGTGTCTTTGATGTTTTTACTATTGAAGAATGTTGGTGCCTCTGATATTTTTAGTATTGATTGCTTCATACTTCTAATACCTTGCATGCTCTTTCCTAGGCAATCATCAAGCCTCAGTACGTGGACCACATTCCAAAAGCTGTCCAGGGAAATGTTGGACAAGTACTTGACCAGAAAGATGAGAGAGGCGTGAAAGCTGAGCTTTGCGTTGACCTTGAATTGAACCAAGTTATTGATAGAAATGTGGGAGATCTGTCTGGTGGTGAGCTCCAGAGATTTGCAATAGCAGTTGTTGCTGTGCAGAATGCGGAGATTTTCATGTTTGATGAGCCATCAAGTTACCTTGATGTTAAGCAGAGGCTTAAAGCCGCACAAGTCATTAGGTCTTTGCTTAGACCCAACAGGTAAgatattctttattttattatgattatgcttataattggAACTTTGACGAATTTGATATCAAGTTCTATCTTATCTCTTTTCAGCTATGTTATTGTTGTGGAGCATGATTTGAGTGTCTTGGATTACTTGTCCGACTTTATTTGCTGCTTGTATGGGAAGCCAGGTGCTTATGGTGTAGTTACTTTGCCATTTTCGGTCCGAGAAGGTATCAATATTTTCTTGGCCGGATTTGTTCCAACAGAAAATCTACGGTTTAGAGATGAATCTCTTACTTTTAAGGTAACCTGTGCCCTTTATATATTAAGATCTTTGGTTTTGTGATGAAACATTGTTTTTATGTATGCTTTGTCCCTTCAGATTGCTGAGACTCAGGAAAGTGCCGAGGAGATTGAGACATACCAACGATATAAATACCCTACCATGAGCAAAACACAGGGTAATTTCAAGCTCACTGTTGTTGAGGGTGAGTTCACTGATTCACAGATTGTCGTGATGCTTGGTGAGAATGGGACCGGGAAAACTACATTCATCAGAATGCTGGTACAGCACCTTTCCTCCTCAATTGCCCTCTTGCATCTTTTTAGTACTGGAATTTATTGCAAGAGTCCTGCAAATAGTACTGAATTAGTAAATTACATCAACCTCATTAATGCTATTCAAAATCAAACGACTAATCTGCATTAATGTTTCTCACTTTGTTATGAATGGACAGGCTGGGCTGTTGAAGCCAGACACCGTGGAAGGAACAGAGATTGAAATTCCTGAATTTAATGTGTCCTACAAGCCTCAGAAAATTAGCCCGAAATTCCAGCATTCTGTGAGGCACTTGCTTCATCAGAAAATACGGGATTCATATACTCATCCTCAGTTTGTGTCTGATGTCATGAAGCCACTACAAATAGAGCAACTCATGGACCA is part of the Oryza brachyantha chromosome 11, ObraRS2, whole genome shotgun sequence genome and encodes:
- the LOC102708101 gene encoding ABC transporter E family member 2, with the translated sequence MAERLTRIAIVSEDKCKPKKCRQECKKSCPVVKTGKLCIEVTPASKLAFISEELCIGCGICVKKCPFDAIEIINLPKDLEKDTTHRYGPNTFKLHRLPVPRPGQVLGLVGTNGIGKSTALKVLAGKLKPNLGRFKNPPDWQEILTYFRGSELQNYFTRILEDNLKAIIKPQYVDHIPKAVQGNVGQVLDQKDERGVKAELCVDLELNQVIDRNVGDLSGGELQRFAIAVVAVQNAEIFMFDEPSSYLDVKQRLKAAQVIRSLLRPNSYVIVVEHDLSVLDYLSDFICCLYGKPGAYGVVTLPFSVREGINIFLAGFVPTENLRFRDESLTFKIAETQESAEEIETYQRYKYPTMSKTQGNFKLTVVEGEFTDSQIVVMLGENGTGKTTFIRMLAGLLKPDTVEGTEIEIPEFNVSYKPQKISPKFQHSVRHLLHQKIRDSYTHPQFVSDVMKPLQIEQLMDQEVINLSGGELQRVAICLCLGKPADIYLIDEPSAYLDSEQRIVASKVIKRFILHAKKTAFIVEHDFIMATYLADKVIVYEGRPSIDCTANAPQSLVSGMNKFLSHLDITFRRDPTNYRPRINKLDSTKDREQKSAGSYYYLDD